From Verrucomicrobiia bacterium:
TGCTATGGAAATTGGCATTTTTATCCAGGCCGGACAATGTTCTTTTCATAGGTTTCCTTTATTGCGGGTAAACACTGTTTCAATGGAAAGAGGGATGCAGCGGATGGGAAAACTTTTTTAGGGTGGGGGTGTTTAAACAAGCAGTAAGGTCAGTTGGATGGTTCAGTCCGTTTGAACGGATTGAAGGCGGGTGCCGTCCAAGGTAGCAGATGGCGGGCAGCTTTGCTTGGCGGCAAGGGTTGAAGTCCGCAAAAGGAGTTAGAAAATGCAGGCTATTTTGCACTGGCAAATGCCGGGGACCTGCTTCACTGTAAAGGTCAAGCCATGAGTGAATTCCACGTAATCAAAGAGACGCTGGCGGTAACTGCGCGTCGGCGGCGCTGGCAGCGGGGATGGCGGGGGTTCTGGAAGGGGTTTTTGATCGCCGGAGGGGTTTGGCTGCTAGGACTCATCCTTTATAAAGCTTTGCCGATGCCGGAGCCGGTGTTATTCGGCATTTTCTTTGCGGGCTGGATCGCGCCCATCGCGGGTTTCTTGAAGGAGTTTTCCAAAGCCGTCACGTTAAATGAGGCGGCGCGCTGGCTGGATCAGGAAAAGCAGCTCAAGGAGCGCTTGAGCACGGCTCTGGAAGTGGCTGACAGCAAGAAGGATGGAGAGTGGCAGCGCTTGCTGATGACGGATGCGGCGACGCATGCGGGGAGCTTGGATGTGGCCAAGATGATGCCGTTCAGCCTGCCGAAGGCGGCGAAGTGGAGTTTCATACTGCTGGTCATCACCGCAGGGGTGGGTTTTGTGCCGGAATACCGGACGGTGGAGTATCGACAGAAGAAGCAGAATGAGGCGGTAATGAAAGAGGTGGGCGAGCGGGTGACAACGCTCACCAAGAAACAGATGACGAACCGGCCGCCAGCCTTGGAGAGCGTGAAGAAGGCGCTTGAGGAGACGGCGGAGTTGGGGCAGCAACTGCAGAAAGCGAAGCTGACGCGGGATGAGGCGCTCAAGAACATCGCGAAGGTCACGGACAAGGTGAAGGAGGAGACACGTGACCTGATGAAGAACCAGGGTTTGCAACGGATGCAGCAAGCTGCACGGACGTCAGGGCAGGATCAGGCAGCGACGCCCGAGCAGCTTCAGAAGCAGATCGATGATCTGAAAGACAAGCTGGGACAGGAACCGCCGAGCACCAAGGAATTGAGCGAATTGCAGGCGCAATTGGAGAAGATGCAGGCGGCGGCTGCGGAGATGAAGAACCAGAGCGGCAATGAGGCGGAGGCTTCCAAGCAGGCGATGTCACAAGCGCTTTCCAGCCTGATGAAACAGGCGGAGGCTGCTGGGTTGGATTCCAAGAAGCTGGAAGAGGCAATGAACGCTTTGAAGGCGGGCAAGACGGATCAGGTCTTGAAGGAATTGAACGCGGCTTTCCAAGACATGGAGAAGATGAAGGAGCTGGCGAAGGCGCTGGAGAATCTCCAGATGCAGAAGGAGGAGATGGGCAAAGATCTCGCCGAGCAACTGGAGCGGGGACAGGTGGCGCAGGCGCAGAGTTCGTTGCAACAGATGATCCAGAAGCTGCAATCTGGCCAGGCGTCTGCGGAGGACATGAAGAAGATGTTGCAGGAACTGCGGAAGGCGCAGGAGCCGGCGGAAGGTTACGGCAAGGCGAGCGAGCATCTGGGTGAAGCCGTGGCACAGGCGCAGGCGGGCAACAAGTCTGATGCCGTGAAGGAATTGACGGAAGCGATCAAAGAATTGCAGAAGATGCAGGAGCAGATGGGTGATCTGGAATCACTCATGGCGGCGCTGGAGAATCTGCAGCAGGCGCAGCAATGCGTGGGTAATGGAAAATGCGATGGTATGGGCTGGGGGATGCGGAACCGCCCGGGCTTTGGTGGTAATTGCAAGGGCAATGAGATGTCGGCGTGGTTTTACCATGAGTTTTACAAGAGTGGTGGCAAGGGCGGTTTGAAGGCTGGCACAGCGGTGGACGGAACCTGGTCCGAGGCGGATGTGAAGGAGCCGACGGATCCGTTGCTGACCACGAAGGTGAAAGGGCAGATCACGCCGGGCGGGCCGATGCCGAGCATCACGCTGAAGGGCGTGAGTATCAGAGGCCAGAGCACGGTGGCGTTTGAGGAAGTGGCTGCGACGGCGCAGTCTGAGGCGGAGAGCGCGCTGGCGCAGGACAAGGTGCCGCGGGCTTATCGCAATGCGGTGCGGGATTACTTTGATGATTTCAAAAAGAAGCAGTGAGTGAGGGTAAACGGGGAAACATTTTAAAAGGGGAGGAACACATGAGTACTGAGGAGCAAATCGCGTCGTTCCGGGACAAGTTTGACCGGATGAAAGCGGAGATCGGTAAAGTCATCGTGGGACACGATGCGATCGTGGAGGGAACGCTGACGGCACTTTTGGGCGGAGGCAATCTGCTGCTGGAAGGTGTGCCGGGCCTGGGCAAAACACTTTTGGTGCGCACCTTGAGCGAAGTGTTGGAGCTGTCGTTCAACCGCATCCAGTTCACGCCGGACCTGATGCCCGCGGATATCTTGGGCACCAACCTCGTCGTGGAAACTCCTGATGGACGGAAGGAATTTCAATTTCAACGCGGACCGATCTTCGCACATCTGGTGCTGGCGGATGAGATCAATCGCGCGACGCCGAAAACACAGTCGGCCTTGCTCGAAGCGATGCAAGAGCGGCAGGTGACGGCGGGTGGCGCGGTGCGAAAACTCGTCGAGCCGTTCTTCGTGCTGGCGACGCAAAATCCGATCGACCAAGAGGGAACGTATCCGCTGCCGGAAGCGCAGTTAGACCGTTTTTTCTTCAAGCTGCTGGTTGGTTATCCTACGGCGGAAGACCTTACCGAAGTGCTGAACCGCACGACGGAAGGTTATAAGGCGCACATCGAGAAAGTCATTGATGGTGCGACGCTGATGGAGATGCAGGGACTGGTGCGGCAGGTGCCGGTGGCGACGCATGTGAAGGATTACGCGGTGCGACTCATCCTGGCGACGCATCCGAAGACGGACACGGCAGCGGCGATCACGAACCAATATCTGAGGTTCGGCAGCAGTCCGCGTGGCGCGCAAACACTCTTGCTCGCGGCGAAGGTGAAGGCGCTGACGATGGGGCGGTTCAATGTGAGCTTCGATGACATCACGGCAGTGATCCACCCGACGTTGCGGCATCGCCTGATCTTGAATTTCGAGGCGGAGGCGGAAGGCATCACCACGGACCACATCATCACGCAAATCCTGAAGGAAGTGCCGAAGGATGCGGCGGTGGCGGCTTAAGGGGCTGTGCGCATATCAGAACATTATTGGTGGGTGCCACCACTGGTGATCTTTGGAGGACTGTTGTCAGTCTCAGTGATTCTGCTGGTTCGCAAAAAAGTCGTGTCTGGAATTCTTTTGGGAATAGTGACGCTATTTCTGTTTGCTGTAGTGGCTCCTAGTATGAGGTCTGCCCGCCCACAAGCTCAGCGCAATGCCTGCTTGGCAAATGTAAAACAACTGACGATGGCAGCAGAGCAATGGAGCAAGGAAAATAATAAAGTGGCAGGGGATAAAATAGATGTGGTGGCTGCAGTGGCTTATTTGAAAGGCGGTCACATGCCCGTTTGCTCACGAGGAGGTTTTTACAGTTTTTCTGTAGTGGGGAAATCTCCAGAGTGTTCGCTGCCAGAACACGATAGCAAGATACCACCTTATAAACCATAGCGCATGTCACACTCACCCATCATCGCCGAAGTCTTCTTGGGGCTCGTCCAGTCGCGAGATCTCATGATTTGGGCGTTGTGGAGTGTCATCCCTGTGGTGTTGTTTTTGCGGGGAAGGCGCAAGCTGGGCATAGCTGCCGCGGTGATCGTGCTGATCATGATCGCCGTCTATCTCCCGAGCAGTGCCGGGGCGAGAGAACGGGCTTATCGCGCGGCCTGTTTGCAGAATCAGCAGGAGATAGCGCAGGCGGTCGAGCAAGTGGCCAAAGCCAAAGGAGCCAAACCCGGCGATAACATCGATCTCAAAGAAGTGACCGCCAAGTTGCCAGCCGGAACGATGCCGGTTTGCGGTGCGGGAGGAACTTACACGATCACCAAAGTGGGCGAAGCGCCCGTATGCAGTCTTGCCGGCCATAAACCTGACGGACACTAGAAACATGTCACAAACGCTCAGCACATTCGGAAATGAGTTTATCCAGGCTGTCATCATGGTGAATACTTTTAATGTATTCATGTTGGTGGCTGGGCTGGGGTTGCTGAGTTTTCTTTTGGTAAAGAAGCAGAGAGTGTTTGCATCGGTTTGGTTTGTGATCTTGAGCGTGCTGATGGCGGGACTTACGATGCCGGTTTTTTCCCGGTCAGCGAAAGCCACCACTCGCATCAATTGTACATCCACACGGGTTCAGGTCGAAATGGCCATACAGCATTGGGTTGAAGAGGGTAAGATCGTTCAAGGCGCAGATGTGGACCTTCAACTGGTTGCGGCTTACTTGAAAGGTGGCGTGCCAAAATGTCCTGAAGGTGGAGCCTATTTGGTTGGCAAGGTCGGGCAACACGTGTCATGCACTATCGCAGATCACAATAGAAATTAAGATGTCGCAACCGCTCATCACTGCTGAACTTTTGCGCCGGCTGGAACAGCTCCAGTTGCTGGCGCGGCGGCGTTCCAAGAGCACGGTGCGCGGTGAGCGGCGCAGCAAGGCACGCGGTCAATCGGTGGAGTTCGCGGACCATCGCAATTACGTCTCCGGCGATGACTTGCGGTATCTGGATTGGAATCTCTATGGCCGCCTGGACAAGCTCTTCCTGAAACTCTACGAGGAAGAACGCGAACTGCCGGTGACGATCTTCTTGGATTGCAGTGAATCGATGGCATTCGGTGAACCGAACAAATTCCATTTCGCACGGCAACTGGCGGCAGCGATCGGTTACGTGGCCTTGTGCGGGTTCGATCGCGTGAGTGTGCGGACGTTCCCGGACAATCCGGCGGAGTCAGCTTATCGGCAATCGCTGCTCTCGGTGCGCGGACGTAAATCCAGTCTGCAATACTTCCGCAACCTCGCGCACCTCACGGCGAAGGGCACGGCGGATTTTAATGGCGCATTGCGTCGCGGTGCGTTGGAAGCACGCACAACCGGTGTGGCCGTGGTGCTCAGTGATTTTCTCGATCCGCAAGGGTATGAAGCGGGGCTGACTTCTTTGATCGGACGCGGCTTTCAGGTTAATGCAGTGCAAATCCTTTCGCCGGAAGAGATCTCGCCGACGAACTTTGGTGACTTGCGATTGATCGATGCGGAGACGGGGGCGCAGACAGAAGTGACATTTGGGCGTTACCGCTTGGAGCAGTATCAGCAGATGGTGGAAAACTTCCGGCAGAAGCTGCGGGAGTATTGCGCGGGACGGGGCATCAGCATCTTCACGGCGAGTTCGGCGGATTCATTGGAGCAATTGCTGCTCAAGCAACTGCGCGAAGCGGAGGTGTGGGGATGAATTTTCTGGCTCCATTCGCGTTCCTGTTCGCGGCCACGCTGCCGGTGGTCATCGTGTTTTACATGCTCAAGCGGCGTCGCACGGTGCGGCTCGTCTCGAGCACGATCCTCTGGCAGAAGTTCCTCGCGGAAACACAGGCGAATGCACCGTTCCAGAAGCTGAGGAACAACTGGTTGTTGCTCTTGCAACTGTTGCTGCTCGCGCTGGCGGTGTTTGCTTTGGCGCGACCTTACTTTGCGGCGACGACGCAGGAGCCTGGCTTAGTGGTAGTGATCCTTGATGGCTCGGCCTCCATGCAGGCAAGGGATGAATCGCCTACGCGCTTTGAAGCGGCGCGCAAGGAAGCGTTAAAGCTGGTTGATGGTTTGAAGGATACGGATCAGATGATCGTGGTGCTGTCCGCGGGTAATACGGTGGTGCGGCAATCACCCACGGCGGAGAAGACGACGTTGCGGCGCGCGTTAGAGGAATGTCAGCCGGGTGATACGCCGACGCGGGTTGAAGAGGCGTTCAAGCTGGCGCAAACGCTGTCCAAGAATCGTTCGAATGTGGAAGTGCATTTCTTTTCCGATGGCGCGATACCGGCAGCGGAGAATCTCACAGCGATCAAGTTGCCAGTCGTTTATCACCAGTTCGGCAAACGTGCGAACAATGCGGGAATCACGGCGATGGATGTGCGGCCGCATCCGGAAGATCCCTCGCAGCGCGTGGTGTTCGCGAGCGTGTTCAATGCTTCGACGAATGCGCAAACGGTGAGCGCGGAACTGCGGTTCAACGGACAGTTCATCGACAGCAAGGTGTTGAACCTGCCTGCGCGTGAAGCAGCTTCCACGGTGTTCGCGGCTGAGCAGAAGCAGAGCGGGACTTACACACTCAAACTGAAAGCGGATGACGATCTGGCAGTGGACAATGAAGTGTCCATCATCAGCAAGATGCCGCGTCCGGTGAAGGTTTTGCTGGTGTCAGTGGGCAATCGTTTCATGGAAAGCGCCATACGCGTGCTCCCGAATGTGGAGGTCAGCACGGCTTCGCAACTGACGGCAGGTGGCAAAGGCTATGACATCGTGGTGCTGGACCGCGTGACGCCGGTCACGCAGCCCGAAGTGAACACGCTGGCGTGGAATATCGGGAACACGAACTGGTTCGAATCTTGGCGCACGGTGGAGAATCCGGTGGTGGTGGACTGGAACGCGAATCATCCGCTGATGCGGTTCGTCACGTTTGACAATGTGCGCGTTTATCAAACGCTGGGAGTTAAGGCGCCAAAGTGGGGCTTGGTGCTGGTGGAAGCACAGCAGACGCCGTTGCTCATCGCCGGTGAAAAAGGCCGTCAGCGTCTGGTCTGGGTGGGATTTGATTCCTTGGAGAGCGAGTGGCCGTTGCGTAACTCGTTCATCATATTCATGGCGAACTCGATGGATTGGCTGAACCCGCAGCAGACAGATGCGAGCCAGTTCACTTTGCAAGCGGGCACGGCGTTCCGTCAGCCGTTGTTTGCGACGGTGGATTCAGCGACGGTGACTTTGCCCAAGGGGGATAAGAAAGAAGTGAAGCTGGGCGAGCAGGCGAAGGAGTTCATCTGGGGTGAAACGTACCGCGTGGGTTCCTACAAGGTGAACCATGGAACAAATGAGATGGCGTTCACCGTGAATTTGATGGACCCGGCGGAGAGTGATATTACGCCGCGCAGTCAGGTGCCAGTGGGAGCGGCGGGCTCGGTGACGGCGACGAATTCCATCCGGGCGAATCTCGAATATTGGCGCTGGTTCGTCATGGCCGCGCTGGGCGTGCTGCTGTTCGAGTGGTGGTACTATCATCGGAGGACCGTATGAGCCAGGAGGTCAGCCGATGAACATCCAATTCACGACGCCTTACTGGTTGTGGGCTCTCGTGCCCGGAGCAGTGTGGGTGCTGTGGCTCGCGATCAAGTCGGATGCCCAGCTCAGCCCTTGGCGGCGCTGGCTGGTGACGAGCTTGCGACTGATGATATTGCTCTGTCTGGTGCTGGCTCTCGCGGGCATCCAGTGGAAGCAGCCGAAAGAAGGGTTGAACGTATTCTTCCTACTGGACCGTTCGCAAAGCGTTTCGCCGGAACAACAGGAACGTGCGCTGAAATACGTCAATGAAACCGCGAAGGGTAAAACGCTCAGTGATCGTGGCGGTGTGATCGTGTTCGGTGCGGGAGCAAGCATTGAGACGATGCCGAATCCAGTGGTGGAATTGCCGCA
This genomic window contains:
- a CDS encoding DUF58 domain-containing protein, with the translated sequence MSQPLITAELLRRLEQLQLLARRRSKSTVRGERRSKARGQSVEFADHRNYVSGDDLRYLDWNLYGRLDKLFLKLYEEERELPVTIFLDCSESMAFGEPNKFHFARQLAAAIGYVALCGFDRVSVRTFPDNPAESAYRQSLLSVRGRKSSLQYFRNLAHLTAKGTADFNGALRRGALEARTTGVAVVLSDFLDPQGYEAGLTSLIGRGFQVNAVQILSPEEISPTNFGDLRLIDAETGAQTEVTFGRYRLEQYQQMVENFRQKLREYCAGRGISIFTASSADSLEQLLLKQLREAEVWG
- a CDS encoding MoxR family ATPase, producing MSTEEQIASFRDKFDRMKAEIGKVIVGHDAIVEGTLTALLGGGNLLLEGVPGLGKTLLVRTLSEVLELSFNRIQFTPDLMPADILGTNLVVETPDGRKEFQFQRGPIFAHLVLADEINRATPKTQSALLEAMQERQVTAGGAVRKLVEPFFVLATQNPIDQEGTYPLPEAQLDRFFFKLLVGYPTAEDLTEVLNRTTEGYKAHIEKVIDGATLMEMQGLVRQVPVATHVKDYAVRLILATHPKTDTAAAITNQYLRFGSSPRGAQTLLLAAKVKALTMGRFNVSFDDITAVIHPTLRHRLILNFEAEAEGITTDHIITQILKEVPKDAAVAA
- a CDS encoding VWA domain-containing protein — protein: MNFLAPFAFLFAATLPVVIVFYMLKRRRTVRLVSSTILWQKFLAETQANAPFQKLRNNWLLLLQLLLLALAVFALARPYFAATTQEPGLVVVILDGSASMQARDESPTRFEAARKEALKLVDGLKDTDQMIVVLSAGNTVVRQSPTAEKTTLRRALEECQPGDTPTRVEEAFKLAQTLSKNRSNVEVHFFSDGAIPAAENLTAIKLPVVYHQFGKRANNAGITAMDVRPHPEDPSQRVVFASVFNASTNAQTVSAELRFNGQFIDSKVLNLPAREAASTVFAAEQKQSGTYTLKLKADDDLAVDNEVSIISKMPRPVKVLLVSVGNRFMESAIRVLPNVEVSTASQLTAGGKGYDIVVLDRVTPVTQPEVNTLAWNIGNTNWFESWRTVENPVVVDWNANHPLMRFVTFDNVRVYQTLGVKAPKWGLVLVEAQQTPLLIAGEKGRQRLVWVGFDSLESEWPLRNSFIIFMANSMDWLNPQQTDASQFTLQAGTAFRQPLFATVDSATVTLPKGDKKEVKLGEQAKEFIWGETYRVGSYKVNHGTNEMAFTVNLMDPAESDITPRSQVPVGAAGSVTATNSIRANLEYWRWFVMAALGVLLFEWWYYHRRTV